The following DNA comes from Hordeum vulgare subsp. vulgare chromosome 3H, MorexV3_pseudomolecules_assembly, whole genome shotgun sequence.
GTTTCCTTAATCCGGCATCATGATGCTAGTACTACCAACTAAGCAGTATTAAAAATGCTACTAGCATCTAGGCTAAGATTTGATTGAGTACGGCGATCGCCACACTCCGGAGCCCGGACGGCCCGCCTGCCTCACGCGCCGTCGACGCCGTCCTTGCTGTCGGCCGCGCCGTCGGCCTTCGGCTCCGTCATCGACCTCAGCAGCGGCGACTCGGACCCTACGGGTTGCAAGAAAGCAGAGAGATGTTATCGTCTAGTGGCGCCATGCCTGCCGCGGTCACAGGACGCGGGGACGGAAATGAGTGGGTCTTGTGGTACGGTACCTTTGGACGCGTTGAAGGAGCGCTTGCAGTGCGCAATGGCGCCCTGGATGCCGTCCTGCAGCTGCAGCAGCGAGTCGTCGCGCCGCTGCGGCTGCGCGGGGGTCGGTGGCGTGGCCGACGGCGACGGCGCGGCTGCCACGGCGGAGGACGCGGACCGGCTCTTGCCGAGGCGTTTGCACGCCTGCTTCAGACCGGCCGGGACGCTGGCGCGCGGAGCGCGCACGCCGCATGCGACGACAACGGGCTGTGGCTGTGGCTGCGGGGGAGGTGCGGCACGAGGCTGGGTGGGGGCGGGGGAGGGTGTCGCGGAAGGGGACGGCGAGGGTTCGGGCTCGGCGTCTGTCTCCTCGCCCTCGCTTGCACCGGCGAACCGTAGGCGCTCGCCGTAGCGGCGGGAGACCTTGACGTAGAGGGGCTTGATTTTGTTGAGGTACTTGAGCATGACCTCCTTGGCGAAGCGCCGCTCCTCGGCGGTGATCGCCACCGCATCGGAAGGCTGAGGTGCCTGCACCGCTGGCCTGGCCGCGCCGGTGCCGCTGCCGGCGTCGGAGGTGCGAGAGCTGTTGTCACGCGTGAAGAGCGACACAAACGGCGCGTCCTCCACCCGGAACTTGATCAAGAAACGATTGGTCTTGGGCGCCGGGGAACCGCCGGCGCCGGCAGCAGCACCGGCGTTGCCCTCCGCCGCAACGGGGACCTTCGGCTTCCTCAACTTAAGCAGCAGCACGCGGAACTTGGTCGCCGGCCGGAGGAACGACGCGGCAGGGGCCTCCGCCGTCGCAGCAGGCTCCGCTTCCTTCCCGACGCAGTTCTCAGTCTCACTGACCGGCACCACCGGTTCGACGGCGACCACCTCGCCGCCGGACGCGGCGtcgccggcgacggagaagttgaACTCGACCCTCTCCTCCTCCGCGTCCGACGCGGCGCTCTCGTCGCCAGGCACCGCGAACTCGAGGTCGAAGAAGGCCGCGTCGTCTTCGACCACGTCGCCGcccccaccgccaccgccacctccttcgCCACCGTCCTCCTCACACGGGGACGCGGCTATGGTCGTGGCCGCCACGGCCGCGCGCTGGTTGCCGGCGACGGCTCCGCCGCGCAGGTATTTGAGCAAGCTAAACGATTCCATGACAGAGCTCCCTCACTCTCACTCGGCTTGCTTGTCTCACTCTCGACACTCAAATAAAAAGACTTTTGGGGAGGCTTTTGGCTtttggggaggaggaggaggacaaggtggTGGCGCTGCTGCCTTGCATCGATGGGGTAATAGATGAGCTCATGAGCAGCGGCAGGCCGCAGGCGGTCAGAAGCGAGGGGCCAGCGCCCACGGTGGGCCCGTGTCTGTGCGCCGTGTGGTGGGTCTCGCGTCGCGTGATCCCGCCCGCTCGTCACCCAATCGACTGCCCGGATCGAACGAGGCAATAAACACCGGATTTCTTTGAATTGAATTACATTTTCTTCAAACTGCCAGTGACCGGACTTGTCACTGGGATTCTCCATGCTGCGCGAGCACCGGACGGAGCACATGGCACGAGTGACGTGGACTTTGGATGCACATGCATGCTAGGCATGAACTCCTTCGTGTCCTCGCTGCGGCCTGCGGGATGGGCTGGGCTGATGGTAAACCTAGCTCTTTATATTTATCTAATCCAAGTTCAACGACCATGCTGCTAGTGACAAAACGCCTATCTATAAAGTCGTCACTTGATTTTGTGCACATCATCAAGCATCCGACGCTGGAGACCACTCGgatggcttcttcttcatcagaatccgaaagaaacctcACTAGCTGCGTCATTGCCCCAAGCgcaaagaggaaaaaaaagaatccgaaagaaaaggCCTTGTGCGTGCGTGCCTACTCACGGATCACAATGATCTCCGCCCGCCTCTTCGAGCACAGGAGATGCATGCTACACTGAAACGATACTGTCAGGCGAGTCGCGAGTACCGGCGCGGAGACAATCGATCGGCTAATAATTTCCTACTTATGACCGAGGATTGCATTTTACTACACTTCTATTTTCTTTGGAATCATGGCAATCATGATGTTCCTTCAATCCTCTTCTCTTTTCTTTCCTTTAAAGAAGCCGCAGCTCGGCGTGTCAGCTAGTCAATTCTGCGCGGTTCTCTCAAAGTTGAAACTGCCGCTGTGGACTGTTGTACGTAGTTGATTTGGTGACCTGCACAGCTCACTGTGCAGTTTCCTGTCCGCTGCCGGAAATAGTGAGGCGAGGCGACCATGACCTCCGCGCCCTCATAATAGCCGTCGATTGCGCCGGTGCAGGAACTTACTTCAGGAAAGAGATAAATACATTCATGGCACAATAGTTGAGACGAAAGCATAATACGGTTATTGAACTTAGCAATACGATTAATACGGTCACGAACATGATTTAACGTAAAAATACGGTCATTGTAGCAAGTACATGATGGGTTTGACCAACTGTTGACCGCCACGTAGTTCGTCTTGATTCGGTCAATCTTGCATGAAGGGGTTTCTGTAGAAAAACAAAATTCCCCATTCTCAAATCCCTAAGCCTCTCCCTTCCGTCTCTTTGCTCCGCCTCCCCTTACTCTGCCCTACCTCCCGCCGTCGCGTCGTTCCTTCCCCGTTGGTGCTCATGTCTGTCGTCAGCTCGTCCGTCTCCGCTATTCGCCGTCAAGCAATGGCGTTGCCGCTGGCCCGCTGCCGACCTGCAAGGAGAAGGTGCGCATGTACGTCTCCACAACAGAGAAGCACGACAGATGTGTCTTCTACAAGTGCCAGAAGCACGGGATAAGTTTTTCTATTCGCTTTACATCCTTTCCATGATTTAGCTTCTGTTTTGGATCCAAAGATTAAAGCTTTTTTGGGATAGGTGACTTGTGATTTCTGGCGGTCGGAGTTGGAGTATGTTGAGTACCTTGTTGACAAGCATTATCTCATTTGCGATGCGACTGTGGATGCTATTGGTGCGGCGGAGGAACACAAAGAGGAACTTCTTAAAGCACAAGAGATGTTCTATATAAATGGATCTGTCAGCTTGGGTAAGAAGGTTTTGAAGAATGAGAGTGACAATCTGATGAACAGGCAGCAAGCTGTTGCACTGATGATGCTTGGGAAGGAGctagtgatgctcatgaagatgctggTTGTTGTTGTGCTGGTGCTAGGGCTTGCTTCACTGGTGGTGATCATGTTGAAGAAGTGAAGATGCTTGTTGGTGTTGTGGTGCTGCTAGGTCTTGCTGCTAGGTTACTGCTAGTTCTTGCTACTAGGTGATGCTAGGTCTTGCTGCTAGGTCTTGTTGGTGTTGATGTGAGTCCTAGATATTTTGTCCCATGTAATGGTGGTGGTGAACTTTGGTTTTAGCTCATGTAATGGAATGCTATGTGGGTGTCTTACCTTTTGTTTCAGCGTGGTGCAATGGAATGTTAAGTGTCAATGTTCATACTTTGTGTTGTTCcatgtttgttgaatctgcaaTGCTTGCTCTTTTCAATGATAAGTATTGTTTTCTGTCCAAAATTAGGAATGCTTGCTATTTTCAATGTTTGATCAACACTTTCTGTCTATAATAAGTAGTGCCAGTTTTGCATGTTTGATTGATGTCCAAAATGTTCTCTTAAGACAAAGTACAAGATAAAATGGCATTAAACTGATCAATTGGAATAAAATTGGCATGAGAAGAAGACCAAAGAATAGCAAACATCATCATCCACTAAAATAACTAAGCAAGATCATTCATGAAGAGTAGTCAACATCAGCATCCACCAAAATTACTAAACAAGTACCATACATGATCATTTCAACAGCTCCTACTACATGATCATAAGCAGACCAAACACTCTATGTCTTTGAAACTACCTAAAGATATCAAACATTGATGTTCTTGCAGATTTGTTGGGATGGTCAGATTCATTGCCAAACCAGGTTGGCTTTCTTTTTGTAACAAGGCTCTTCTCCTGCTGTTTCTTAGCAGCAGCaagcttcttcttatcttctttcctAGCAGCAgcatgcttcttctcttcttctttcctaGCAACAacttttctcttctcctcttctttctttgcAGCAGCTGCTTCCTTGTCTCCTTTCTTCCTTGCTATGTCTTCAGCTTTTTCAATTGTTCTTCCTTCCAAGATGCAAGGATGGCTTGCTTCCTATCCTCTAGCTCCCTATCTTTCTGATTTTTCATTGCCTCCAACTTCTATGCTGACTCACCTGGCCTAACGGTGCTTGAGCTAGCTTGACTTTCTTGACTACCATTAGTCTGGTTGAGCATCATTTGGGAAGCACCAAGAAACCCAGAAGTAGGTAATGGCCTCTGTTGAACAACCCTTGCAGTTGGCATCTGCACAATTGTCAAATTTATGATACAAGAAAAACTAGAAGGAAAATAAGCAAGTGATTCTGCAGTAATTTATACCTAGGCAATCATGTTATCCACCATAAGATCTTCAAACACAACACTTGGTTCTTGTTGTCCCTCCAATTAAAATTTGTGTTAGTTATACGACAAGCATAAGATAATGCATTTGATTTTCAGGAGTTGAAACTCTTTATTACCTGAGTTAAGACTGGATCATCTTCAGTTGTGGGTGGCACATTGGAAGCCCCATTGCCTTCATCTCGAGCTTCCACATTGGAAGCACCATTGGCTTCAACAGGAGGTGGCACATTGCCCCTACCGTTTTCACTTGGTGGTGGAAGTCGAGCCTTCAAATATTTGCATCCAGACCTGCTGTGATCTGGCTCACCACAATATGAACAGTGCATGATCACACCATGTCGTGTGATTTTCTTCCCTCCCTTTCTATGGTCAACCTCTCCACGTGCGTGTCTCCTTGCACTCGAAGGCATTCCTACATGCTTCGggtacaatggtggtaatatgggggCCCACAAATGTCCTCCCACTCTCTCTTATCTTTGCAAGGATAGATAATGTTTTCATACGCCTTCTTGAACATTTTCTTTGAGTAGCAAGGGTCTACAACTCAAGAGGATAATTTCTATCATTCCTACAACATGCTACCACATGAGAACATGTCACCCCTGATTTCTTGATTCTTCTACAAGTGCATGTTCTCTTATGCATGTCAACTATGCAATCTACCCCTCTGTCACCTACTAGGAAAAGAACATCACCTAAgcaatccacatagcatgtgtttgcaAACTCACATGATTTCTCAACTTGTTTCCTGATTTTAGGGCATATATTACCTGGCCACTTGTCTGATTCAATCTTCTTGTTGTAATGCCTTGTCATAAGCTGCCTATAGATTCTGCCAACCATGGTAAGTATTGGCAGCTCCCTAGCCTCCAAAATATACCTGCAAATGTCACATGTGTTAGAAGAACCTAAGCATGAAAATATTTCTTAAATGGAAGCAAATAACCAAAGCATCAACATATTTTGACCTAACCTGTTAAAAACTTCACATATGTTATTCAGTTGACAAATCACTTTGAAAAGCTTTCACCCAAGTGTTAGGTTCCAGCTCATGCAACACTTGTGGGCATATGCATTAAGTAGCTTCATTTCCTGCATCCCCTTCTCATATAACTGAACTGTGTTGCTCCTTGCTATCTTCCACAATTGGTTCTTCAAAATATCCCCTTTGAAAGACCGCTAGAAGTTGTGCCACATGTGCCACACACAAAATCTATGTTCTGACTGAGGTAATAGTTGTTCAACTACACTTATGAGACCCTGCACATTGCATGAATCAAAGGCTTTAATTATATGGACAAACAACCAACATAAACAGGGGTATGGAAAAGACAAGATGAAGATCAACATGAACAAGGGTTACCTTTTGCTTGTGTGACATGATAGTCCAGGGTTCCGTGTTGATGATGCCAAGATCCCTTTTCAGTGTGTCCAGGAACCACATCTAGTTAGGGGTGTCCTCACTTCAACCACAACAATTGCTATTGGAAAGGTACAGTTATTTGGATCTACACCAACATCTGCAAGTAGTTGACCT
Coding sequences within:
- the LOC123439668 gene encoding probable membrane-associated kinase regulator 2, which codes for MESFSLLKYLRGGAVAGNQRAAVAATTIAASPCEEDGGEGGGGGGGGGDVVEDDAAFFDLEFAVPGDESAASDAEEERVEFNFSVAGDAASGGEVVAVEPVVPVSETENCVGKEAEPAATAEAPAASFLRPATKFRVLLLKLRKPKVPVAAEGNAGAAAGAGGSPAPKTNRFLIKFRVEDAPFVSLFTRDNSSRTSDAGSGTGAARPAVQAPQPSDAVAITAEERRFAKEVMLKYLNKIKPLYVKVSRRYGERLRFAGASEGEETDAEPEPSPSPSATPSPAPTQPRAAPPPQPQPQPVVVACGVRAPRASVPAGLKQACKRLGKSRSASSAVAAAPSPSATPPTPAQPQRRDDSLLQLQDGIQGAIAHCKRSFNASKGSESPLLRSMTEPKADGAADSKDGVDGA